GACGTCTGCGCGACGATTCATCGTGAGTTCGTGGAGAAGTTCCGCTACGCACGCATCTGGGGGCCATCCGCGAAACACGGCGGCCAACGCGTCGGCCTCTCGCACGTGCTTGCAGACGGCGATGTGGTCTCCCTCGTGATGCGGAAATAAAGCCCACCGCTTTTAAACAACAGCGAACAATGGTTATGCATGGCAATACGGGTAGCGGTAGCAGGCGCAAAGGGCCGGACGGGCTCGCATATCGTTCAGGGCGTCTTAGCGCACGCGAATATGGAACTGGTTGTGGGCGTGGATCTCCAGGGCGTTGGCGAGGTGCTCGCACCGGGCGTCCGCGTGGCGAGTCCGGACGAGCTGGGCACCCTGCTCAAAGCGGCGAAACCACAGGTGCTCGTGGATTTCACGAACGCTGCCTCAGCGGTTGAGAACGTGAAGATCGCGGCACAGCAGAACGTCAAACTCGTGGTTGGCACGACCGGCTTCTCAGCCGAGCAGTTCAAGGAGCTGGAAACCGCAATCACCGGTCACGTCCCCGCTATCATCTCACCAAATTTCTCCATCGGCGTCAACGTCTTCTGGAACGTCATTGCCGAGGCGGCCCGGCAGCTCCACACCTATCAGTACCATATGGAGGTGATCGAGTTGCATCATGCGCACAAAAAGGATGCACCGAGCGGCACGGCATTGAAAGCCGCAGAACTGCTGGCCGCCTATCTCCCCGCTGCTGATCGCAGGTTTGTGTATGGTCGGCAGGGCATGACCGGCGAGCGAACACAGGACGAGATCGGTATACACGCGATACGCGCGGGCGAGATCGTCGGCGAGCATACCGTGCTCTATGCGGGTAACGGCGAGCGATTGGAGATAACACACCGTGCACAGAGCCGCGATGCGTTCGCACACGGTGCGCTCACGGCTATAGCCTGGATTCACGAGAAGGCTGAGTGCCGGATCTTTTCCATGGCTGAGATGCTGCACGAGCTGGAACTGGCTTAGTCCGCCGTCGCAGATGCAGGGCGTGCTGTGTGCCGTGAAGAGGAAGGAACGAACATGAGTGGATCGAAGCAGGTAAAGGACTTAAAGACGGGTAGCAGTGTCGACGCCACGTTCCTCGTCATGGAGAAGGAGTTGCGGGAATTCGTTGCGAAACCAGGGCACTATCTCCAGGTGAAACTCGGCGATAGCACCGGCAGTATCTGGGCGCGCTGCTGGGACCGTGCAGAAGCGGTGGCCGCGACCTTTGAACTCGGGGATATCGTTCGTGTACGGGGTGTTGTGGACTCGTTTAAGGGCCGGCTGCAGCTCATTTTCGAGCCCAACGGGATCGAACGGCGTGCGATATCCTACGATGTCACCGACTATCTCCCCCGGACCACGCGGGACATTGATCAGATGTTCGTCGAGCTCCTGGCGAAGGCCGAGCGCATTGAGAACGAGTATCTGAAACGCATCGTTCTTTCGTTCCTCATTGATCCCGCCGGTGCGCAAGCCTTCAAGAAAGCGCCAGCCGCGAAGATCCATCATCACAATTATATCGGCGGGCTGCTCGAGCACACACTCGCGGTGGTGACGCTCTGCGAGACGATTACTGGCCTTCATCCAGAGCTCGATCGCGATCTGCTGCTCGCCGGGGCCATCTTGCACGACCTGGGGAAGACCGCGGCCTATGAATATACCGTCCGAATCGATGTCACGGATGAGGGCGGGCTCGTGAACCACATCGTGCTCGGCTATCAGATGGTGGACGAGAGCATACGACGATACAAAGACTTTCCCGATGAACTGCGTCTGCGGTTGCTCCATCTCATTCTGAGCCACCATAATTACGGGGAGTGGGGCTCTCCGGTCAGACCGCTCTTCGCAGAGGCTGAGGCGTTATGTCATGCGGACATGCTCGATTCGCAGCTCCAGGAATTCGTGCAGCTCCAGCGCTATGAGGAAGGAAAGGGCAAGGATGGTATCTGGAGCGACTTCATCCGCAGCCTGGATCGTTTCCTCTACCTGAGCCCTGAGAAGAAGAGAACAGCAGCTCAGGAGCGCGAGAGAACCTGAGGCTGGCTATGGACAAAGAGACTGCGGACACCACGACCGTTCACAGTATACTTCGGGTGATCAGATTACCCGATCTCTTTTCGATGCTCAATGCCATGCTCGGATTCGGTGCGATTATCCTTGTACTTGATGACCGCAGGGGCACGGGAACGACAATGGCCACGGCGCTCATCCTGATCTTACTCGCGGCCGTGCTCGATGGTCTCGACGGTATAGTAGCGCGAGCATTGGAGAGCTCGCTGCTGGGTGAATTCCTCGATTCGCTTGCCGATATGGTCTCATTCGGTATTGCACCGGCGATTCTTGCCTATGTCTTCATCACGGACTCTTCTGGACTGGCCGCGCCGTATAGCGCTCTCGCTCTCGCAATCGGCGGCTCATATATCATCTGCGGCATGCTCCGGCTGGCGCGATTCAATGCGAACCTGCTCGTAACGAGTGCTCACGAACAACGAGAACGGAGCGACGAGTTCCTCGGCTTTCCTATTACCGGCAGCGCCATGTTCCTGGCCTCCTTTATGCTCCTGATCACCGGGCTACCGATCCCGCCAGTAACGAGCGCGGCGCTGCTGATTGGCGTGATGGCCCTGCTCTGCTCTTTGATGACGAGTCGAATACGCTATCACAAGCTCAGAGATCGGCGCATCACGGTCACCGTGGGGCTTATCTTTCTCGCGCTCTTTCTTTCTTATCTACTCTCGTTCGGGTTCGTTTATCTCGCCTTCGTGGTACTCGCGTTGACAGCATTTTATATGTGCAGCCCGCTCTTATATGTAGGGGTAAAAAAGGTTATTTGAATCCTATCGTTGTATGAGTGCACACACCAAATGGGGAGCGAATAATGAAATTTGTAAAGTGGTTTGAAGAGGTAGGGTCAGGAG
This portion of the Methanomicrobia archaeon genome encodes:
- a CDS encoding 4-hydroxy-tetrahydrodipicolinate reductase, which gives rise to MAIRVAVAGAKGRTGSHIVQGVLAHANMELVVGVDLQGVGEVLAPGVRVASPDELGTLLKAAKPQVLVDFTNAASAVENVKIAAQQNVKLVVGTTGFSAEQFKELETAITGHVPAIISPNFSIGVNVFWNVIAEAARQLHTYQYHMEVIELHHAHKKDAPSGTALKAAELLAAYLPAADRRFVYGRQGMTGERTQDEIGIHAIRAGEIVGEHTVLYAGNGERLEITHRAQSRDAFAHGALTAIAWIHEKAECRIFSMAEMLHELELA
- a CDS encoding HD domain-containing protein: MSGSKQVKDLKTGSSVDATFLVMEKELREFVAKPGHYLQVKLGDSTGSIWARCWDRAEAVAATFELGDIVRVRGVVDSFKGRLQLIFEPNGIERRAISYDVTDYLPRTTRDIDQMFVELLAKAERIENEYLKRIVLSFLIDPAGAQAFKKAPAAKIHHHNYIGGLLEHTLAVVTLCETITGLHPELDRDLLLAGAILHDLGKTAAYEYTVRIDVTDEGGLVNHIVLGYQMVDESIRRYKDFPDELRLRLLHLILSHHNYGEWGSPVRPLFAEAEALCHADMLDSQLQEFVQLQRYEEGKGKDGIWSDFIRSLDRFLYLSPEKKRTAAQERERT